The DNA sequence TTATCAAGCTTATGCCTTAGCGATGAGAGCATTATCTGATGAAACAAGATTGAAAATATTTGACATGTTGGGCAATGGGGAACTATGTGCTTGTAAGATACTCGAAGCGTTCAACATAACCCAATCCACGCTTTCTTATCACATGAAGATCTTATGTGAAAGCGGTCTGGTGAATGGCAGGCGGGATGGCATCTGGATGCGGTATTCTATCAATGAAAGTAAACTTGAAGTCATTGCCGGCTTTTTAATAAGGTTACAAAAATCAATGTAACAAAAAGTAAAAAAAATAACTATTGAATTAAACAAATAAACAGCAAGAAGGTGACTTAGATGGTATTTGAATGGCTAAACAACCAATTGCTCAGGATGGAATGGCTTTCAAATTTGGTAAAGCGCTTGGTTGAGAATGTATTAGGGTTTAGTATCCAGGATCGCTGGGGAGGCGGTCTCCATTTTTTTATCTATGACGTTCTTAAAATATTTATTTTGCTAGCCGTCCTGATTTTTGTCATTTCTTATGTCCAAAGCTTTTTCCCGCCGGAGAGAACAAAAAAAATACTCGGCAGGTTTAACGGTATTTCAGGAAATATTATTGGCGCTTTACTCGGTACGGTAACGCCTTTTTGCTCCTGTTCTTCTATTCCGCTTTTTATTGGCTTTATTAGTGCGGGGCTTCCCGTCGGTGTTACTTTCTCGTTTTTAATATCATCCCCCCTGGTGGATTTGGCTTCGGTGCTTTTGCTGGCAAGTATCTTTAATTGGACCATTGCCATTGCCTACGTTGTCGTCGGCTTGATTCTGGCAGTGATCGGCGGAACCGTGATTAGCAAAGCAAAGCTGGAAAAGTATGTAGAACCGTTTGTATTCAGCAATAAAATGCCGGAAATAGAACCGGAGCAGTTAACAGCCCGGGAAAGGCTGGACTTTGCTAAAGATCAGGTTCGTGATATTGTGAGAAGAGTGTGGGTCTATATTCTAATAGGTGTCGGTATAGGTGCCGTGATTCACAATTTTATTCCTGAAAACGTGATTTCCTTGCTTCTGGGTCAGGATAAATGGTATTCGGTATTGCTGGCTACATTGGCAGGGGTTCCAATGTATGCGGATATTTTTGGGACGCTGCCGATTGCGGAAGCGTTAGTGGCCAAGGGAGTTGGTCTGGGAACTGCTTTATCCTTCATGATGGCTGTAACTGCACTTTCTCTCCCGTCGTTGATCATGCTCAAGAAAGTTGTAAAAATGAAACTGCTTATCATATTTGCAGGGATTGTAACCATTGGTATTCTTATCATCGGTTATACATTTAATGCCTTCGGATATTTGCTCATATAAGAGGTTATAATATTTGAATTTTCAAGTAAAAGGAGTGTATTGAATATGATGATTAAAATTTTAGGAACCGGCTGCAAAAATTGCGTTACCCTTGCTGAAAACACGAAAGCTGCTTTGGAAGAGACGGGCATTGCTGCCGAAGTAATCAAAGTTACCGATATTAAAGACATCATGGCCTATGGTGTGATGTCCACGCCGGCCCTGGTTATTGACGAAAAGGTGGTATCTTTTGGGAAAGTTCTAAAACCCAAGGAAATCGTAAAGATTCTAGAAACTGCGAAGTAGAAAAAAATGAAGCTATCGCTAGCATTTGGCTTGTAGTGATTGAATAAAATAATTTTGGTATGATTAAAAGCGAGTACGATGAAAAAGTACTCGCTCGTTTTTTGCAGCTTACTGCAGATACTTTCATATTTCACACGTGTTTAAGTAGGAAATATCAAGAAAATGTCGAATCAAATATAATTAACCCATTCAAAGATTATTGGGGAGTTACGCCATGGATAAATTAACAGTCATTTTTGAA is a window from the Dehalobacter sp. DCA genome containing:
- a CDS encoding thioredoxin family protein, yielding MMIKILGTGCKNCVTLAENTKAALEETGIAAEVIKVTDIKDIMAYGVMSTPALVIDEKVVSFGKVLKPKEIVKILETAK
- a CDS encoding permease gives rise to the protein MVFEWLNNQLLRMEWLSNLVKRLVENVLGFSIQDRWGGGLHFFIYDVLKIFILLAVLIFVISYVQSFFPPERTKKILGRFNGISGNIIGALLGTVTPFCSCSSIPLFIGFISAGLPVGVTFSFLISSPLVDLASVLLLASIFNWTIAIAYVVVGLILAVIGGTVISKAKLEKYVEPFVFSNKMPEIEPEQLTARERLDFAKDQVRDIVRRVWVYILIGVGIGAVIHNFIPENVISLLLGQDKWYSVLLATLAGVPMYADIFGTLPIAEALVAKGVGLGTALSFMMAVTALSLPSLIMLKKVVKMKLLIIFAGIVTIGILIIGYTFNAFGYLLI
- a CDS encoding ArsR/SmtB family transcription factor, which produces MEQNYQAYALAMRALSDETRLKIFDMLGNGELCACKILEAFNITQSTLSYHMKILCESGLVNGRRDGIWMRYSINESKLEVIAGFLIRLQKSM